A genomic segment from Equus przewalskii isolate Varuska chromosome X, EquPr2, whole genome shotgun sequence encodes:
- the LOC103562039 gene encoding histone H2A-like 3: MSGKRSCQNYKLMKQTFSCSAKTKLQFPVSHVDRLQQENHSAQHLSLSTQVFLPAILKYVTNNILEWVGNEAHNSCRIRKAVANNQQLSHLFEDDTDSQVNEMF; the protein is encoded by the coding sequence ATGTCTGGAAAAAGAAGCTGTCAGAACTATAAGCTTATGAAGCAGACATTCTCCTGCTCCGCAAAAACCAAGCTGCAGTTCCCTGTGAGCCATGTGGACCGCCTCCAGCAAGAAAACCACTCTGCCCAGCACCTGAGCTTGTCCACCCAGGTTTTCCTCCCTGCCATCCTCAAATATGTGACCAACAACATTCTGGAGTGGGTAGGCAACGAAGCCCACAACAGCTGCAGGATTCGGAAGGCAGTAGCTAACAACCAGCAGCTTAGCCACCTCTTTGAGGATGACACTGATTCTCAAGTTAATGAAATGTTCTAA